Within Ralstonia pickettii DTP0602, the genomic segment TACAAGGGTGCGTCCGGGGCCCTGACCGACCTGATGGCAGGGACCGTGGACATGGTCTTCATGACGTCGATGTCGGCACTGCCGGCGCTGAAGTCCGGCAACCCGCGCGCGCTGGCGGTGGCGTCGAAAAAGCGGCTGCCGCAGATGCCGCAGCTTCCCACCATGGACGAATCGGGGCTGCCCGGCTTCGAAGCCGACTCCTGGAACGGGCTGCTGGCACCTGCCGGGACACCCAAGCCGATCCTCGACCGCCTCAATGCGGAAGTGAACAAGGCGCTGGCGTCGGCGGACCTGCGCGAGAAGCTGGAGTCGCAGGGCGCGATCGTGGTCGGCGGCTCGCGCGAAGAGTTCAGGCAATACCTGAAGCAGGAAGTCGAGCGCTGGGGAACGGTGTTCAAGACCGTGAAGATCGCGCTGTAGGGGATGGTGCGCTGGCAACCGCTGCGTCATCGGCTGCCACATCGGTTGCCACGACCCGGTTGCGGCCCATCGCCTTGGCCTGATACAGCCGCCGGTCGGCCACGCCGACGAGTTGCTCGAGTTCGTCGACGCGGTCCGCACCCATCTCTGCCACCCCGAATGAAGCGGTGAACGAGATGATCCGGTGGGCATCGTCGTCGGGCCACGCCTCGTCGCCGATGGCGGGCACCGCCAGCGCGGCTACCGTTGCGCGAAGGCGCTCGGCCACGCGGCTGGCCTCTGCAAGGCTGGTAGCGGGGAGCAGGAGGGCGAATTCCTCCCCGCCGAAGCGCGCCGGCAAATCGACGGTACGCAAGCCGTCCCTGCAGGCGTCGGCCAGCGCGACCAGCGCGCGATCGCCGTTGGCGTGGCCCCAGGTGTCGTTGATACGTTTGAAATGGTCGACGTCCACCAGCACCAGCGACAGCGGCTCGGGGTTGCGATGCCGGCGATCGCGTTCGAGCCGGAAGCGGTGCTCGAACGCGCGCCGATTGGCCAACCCTGTCAGCGCGTCGTGTTCGGCCAGCGCGCGCAACGCTTCGCCACGCTCGATCAGGCGAGCGAACAGCCGCGAGATCACCGCCAGCGACGCCCACAGCAAGAGGCCAATGCTCACCACCACACCTACCAGCGGCCAGCGCAGATCCCGGAACAAGGCGGCGACAAGCTGCGCGTCGGAAATCTCCTCCACCAGCAACAGGTCGGTGCTTCCGACCCGGCGAAACAGCAGATGCTGACCCGCGCGCCGCAGCGTGCCCTCCCCGCGCGCCCACAAGTCAGCGGCAGATTCATTGCGCCACGTCCCCCCAAAATCTCGCGGCCATTGCTGGCCGGGCGCCATGCCTGGCTCGCTGATGGCGATGACCTCGCCGTTGCGCGCCGCCAGTATCCGCTTGCCCGGCCCCGGCACGGTCTCGCCCAGCGCACGCCTGAGCATGCGCTGGCTGATTTCCAGCACGACGGCGCCGCGAAAGTCGTTCCCGAGGTAGACCGGCGCGCTGACTGCGAAGCGCAACTCCGGCCTGGCCAGCCCAACGTAGACAGGCGTGCGCACCACGTGCCGCTGCGGGTTGCGGTCTGGCATGGTGTCGCGATAGAGGGGCATGCCGGCAAAACGCTCCAGCCCGCGATGGGGCGCGATGGTGTCTTGCGGCACCCCTATATAGAAGCCGTTGCGGGACACGAAGCGACCGGCTGCTTCAAACTCGAGATTGCCGGCCGTGATCTGCAGCAAGCGTCCCACCGTATGCGCCGCGGCCAGATCCGCGAGCAGGGTCTCGTCATTGCGCAGATACGCGGGAAGCCTGGCAAGCTCAGTGGGTCCAAAGCCGACAGCGACGGGCCCGCCCGCGGATAGCGGCAGCTGCCAGGTCGGCTGGTTGCGGCCGGCATAGGCGGCCTGCAACTGGGAATCCGGCGCGGTCGCATCGCTGCCCTGCCGGGATTGCAGCGACTCCTCGGCTACCTGGCGCAGCGTCTGCACCCGGCGCAGCTCCTGCTCCATGAATGCCGTGACGGCGACCTTGGTGCGGTCCAGTTCGTGCCGTACCTGTGCCAGGTGGCGGTCATTGAGGATGCCAGCCGCGCGCCAGCACAGGATCGCAATCAGGGCGAGCGAAAGCGCCGCACAGAACAAGACGACGTGGTGCGGTCGATTCTCCACATATCCCCAGAGCTTTGCCCTCAGCCCAGGCACTGGCATAGACGCCTTATCCTCAGCATCAAACTGCTCGCACGCGGAGCCACGGCCCGGGAAGGCAAGGGGAACGGCCTATCAGGCAGCCTCGACAGCTGGCTTCGTCCGCTTGGCACTCTTTGGCGTGCATTGGACGCCAGCCATGCCGCAGTCTTCGGGATGCCCGTCGCAGCAGTGCTCCATGAGGAACCCAATCAACTCGTACATACGGTCGAACTGGGCGCGGTAGATAACAAACTTCCCTTCCTGCGTACTCGCAATCAAGCCAGCGTGCACAAGTTCCTTCAAGTGGAAGGATAGTGTCGCCGGCGGCACGCCTAGCTCTTGGCCAATGCGGCCGGCATTCACACCGTCAAGACCCGCTTGGACCAGGAGACGGAATATGGAAAGTCGGGAGGTCTGGGCAAGTGCAGCCAGAGCCGCAACTGCAGTTTCGCTCTTCATCATTTGTTGAAATGTAGGGCCCTTGAGACCGATAGCGCAACGCTGGAGCGCAGCATGTCATTCCGGCGTCTGGACGGTCATCTCGTCGCCATATGTCGAGCCCATGCTTCTATACGCCTAGATTTATGGAAATGTACTTCCTAACCTGGCCTTGTCCACTCATTTGCTCAGGGAGTCCGTGATGCGCCTCTCCTCTCACTCCGTCCTCGCGGCAGTAGCGCTAACTGTAGGTTCGCATGCCGCGCATGGCCAGGCTATCGTGAAAATCGATGGCTCGAGCACCGTTTATCCCATCACGGAAGCCGTTGCAGAAGACTTTCAGAAGGCGAAGAAAAATGCCATCAAGGTCACCGTCGGAATTTCAGGAACCGGGGGTGGCTTCAAGAAGTTCTGCCGGGGCGAAACTGATATTACAGATGCCTCCCGACCCATCCTCAAACAGGAGATGGAGGCCTGCGCCAAGGCTGGTATCAAGTACTACGAGTTGCCCATTGCCTTCGATGCGCTGACGGTGGTGGTCAATCCGAAGAACACATTCGTCAAGCAACTGTCCGTCGAGCAGCTCAAGAAGATGTGGGAGCCAGCGGCGCAGGGCAAGGTCACTACCTGGAAGCAAGTTGACGCATCCTTCCCCGACGCGCCCTTGAAGCTGTTCGGCGCAGGTTCCGATTCCGGTACTTTCGATTACTTCACTGAAGCCGTTGTTGGCAAAGCCAAGGCTTCGCGCGGTGACTACACCGCCTCGGAAGACGACAATGTTCTGGTCCAGGGCGTCTCGCGCGATGTGAATAGCATCGGCTACTTTGGCTACGCCTATTACGAAGAAAACAAGAGCAAACTCAAGGCTGTGCCGATTGTGAACAAGGCTGGCAAGCCTGTTCTTCCGGGCGAGAAGAGCGTCATTGATGGCTCCTACAATCCCCTCTCGCGACCAATCTTCATCTACGTCAACGAGAAGTCTCTCGACAAGCCTGAGGTCAAGGAGTTCGTGACCTACTATTTGCAGAACGGTGAGCGGTTGGCTGCAGAGGTGAAATACGTGCCTCTGCCGGCAAAGGCCTACACGACAGCCGCTGAACACCTGGCCAGGAAGAAGCTCGGCACGGTCTTCGGCGGCGAAGCGGACGTCGGTGCAACTATCGAGTCTGTACTAGCCCGCGAAGCAAAGCTGTAACGGTCGTCGGGCGCGCGCATCAGTCCGCGCCCAGTCATAACGCTCGTGTGAAGGCTCCTATGCCGGACTCCTCAACCCTTACCACTTCAGCGGATGACGTGACCTCGCATGTGGTCAGTGAGCGACTCGCCAAGAAAGCCTTCCGGAATACCACTGAGCGCCTGATTGAATTCATTCTGTTCCTTGCTGCCTCGGTTTCGGTTATTACCACGCTGGGAATCGTGTGGGTACTGGTTAGCGAATCAGCCCACTTTTTCGCCAATATCCCGGTCGGGGACTTCTTCACCGATACGCTGTGGGCACCGCTTTTCTCCGAACCTCGCTACGGCATCCTTCCGTTGCTCCTCGGCACATTGACCACTTCGCTGGTAGCCCTGGCCGTAGCAATTCCTCTCGGCACGACCATCGCCATCTACCTCTCCGAGTTCGCGAATCCCTCGCTTCGGGAAGTCATTAAGCCGTTCCTGGAATTGCTCGGCGGCATCCCGACTATCGTCTACGGTTACTTTGCACTCACCGTGGTTACTCCGCTGCTACAAGCGTGGATACCTTCCCTACCCGGCTTCAATATGCTATCCGCCGGGCTCGTGATGGGCATCGCCATCATCCCCTACGTCAGTTCGTTAGCCGAGGATGCCATGCGCGCCGTACCGATGAGTTTGCGAGAGGGTTCATACGCGATGGGCGCCACACGGTTCCAGACCGCTATGCGGGTCGTCGTACCGGCAGCCTTGTCCGGCGTTCTCTCGGCCTACATCCTGGGTATCTCTCGCGCGGTCGGTGAAACCATGATTGTTGCGGTGGCCGCCGGCATGCAGCCCAATTTCACGATGAATCCGCTGGAGCCTGCTGCGACCATCTCCGCCTACATTGTGCAGGTAGCATTAGGTGACCTGCCTCACGGTTCCATCGGCTATCAGTCCATCTTCGCCGCCGGTCTGACGCTGATGCTGATGACGTTGCTCTTCAACATCCTCGGCCACGTCATCCGCCGTCGCTATCGCGAAGCCTATTGAGGGGCACGCCATGCCACTGCCGCCGCTCGATGCCATTCGCAGCATCATCAGGACCAACAAGCGATGGGACCTCTTCTTCGCCATCGCAGGGTTTCTCGCGTTGCTTGTGGGCGTGCTGACCTTCGTCGCGCTCTTCCTCCAGATGGCCTATACGGGCTGGGAGCGCCTCACTCCCGAGTTCTTCACGAATTTTCCTTCGAGACGAGCCCCACAGGCTGGCATCCTTTCCGCCTGGGTTGGCTCCCTGCTGGTGATGCTTGTCACCGCAGTCACTGCCGTTCCGCTGGGCGTCGCTGCCGGCACATATTTGGAGGAGTATGCGCCCAGGAACCTGGTTACCGACATCATCGAAATCAATGTCACCAACCTCGCTGGTGTTCCGTCCATTGTCTACGGGCTGCTTGCCCTGGGCATCTTCGTCTATGGCTTTGGGTTCGGTCAGAGCATCCTGTCTGCCGGCTTGACGCTCGCTCTTCTTATCCTCCCCATCGTCATTGTCGCTACGCGCGAGTCGATTCGAGCCATCCCGCAGCATATCCGTGAGGGCGCGTATGCACTGGGAGCCACTCGCTGGCAGGTCACCCGTGACCACATCGTGCCGTATTCCATGCCCGGTATCATGACCGGTGTCATCATTGGCATGTCGCGGGCCATCGGTGAGACTGCGCCCATCATCACCATCGGGGCGCTGACCTTCATCGCATTCCTGCCGCAGTCCCCCGTTTCGCCAGATTTCCCTTGGCTCAATTTCGAGTGGCTCTGGTCGGGATTCACCGTCATGCCGATTCAGATGTTCAATTGGACATCCCGGCCCGAAGAGGCCTTTCAACGGAACGCCGCGGCCGCCGGCTTCATCCTGGTTCTGATGACACTTTCGATGAATGCACTCGCCATCTGGATTCGCTATCGTCTGAGGAAGGCCATCAAATGGTAAGCAACACCATGCCCGCGGAAGGCCAGCGGGAACCCGCCGCTCCTGCACGCAATAACTTTTCGCCAGGGCTTATACCTCACGCCCTGGAACCGTCAACAGTCAAGGCGGCTGCCATCGACTTCGGCTTCTACTATGGCGCGTTCCATGCTTTGAAGGGAGTCAATCTTCCTATCCAGGAGAAGCGTGTGACCGCTTTGATTGGACCGTCTGGGTGTGGCAAATCGACACTTCTACGCTCATTCAACCGCATGCACGACCTGTATCCCGGCAACCGGTATGAGGGCAGCATCCGGCTATATCCGGACAACACCAACATCCTCGACCCCAGAGTCGACCCCATTGAAGTACGGATGCGCATTGGCATGGTGTTTCAGAAGCCGAACCCCTTCCCCAAGTCCGTCTACGAGAACGTCGCTTACGGGTTGCGGCTGCGGGGTGAAAAGAGCCGCTCGAGGCTTGATGAGGGTGTTGAGGAGGCGCTACGTGCAGCGGCCATATGGGACGAAGTGAAGGACCGGTTGCAGTCACAGGGTACCGCGCTTTCCGGGGGACAGCAGCAGCGTCTGTGCATCGCGCGGTGCCTGGCGACCGACCCCGAGATTCTATTGTTTGATGAGCCAACTTCCTCCTTGGACCCGATTGCAACGGGCAGCATCGAGGAACTTATCAGTCAACTGCGGTCGCGCGTCACGATTCTCATCGTGACCCACAACATGCAGCAAGCCGCCCGTGTTTCCGACTACACAGCGTATATGTATCTGGGCGAACTTGTCGAGTATGGCGAGACCAATCAAATCTTCCTGAAACCAGGTAAACAAGCAACGGAGGACTACATCACCGGCCGTTTCGGCTGACTTGGGGAAGCAGTATGACCGAGAAGCATTTGTCCAGCCAGTTTGAAACCGACCTCACCGATATTTCCACGGAAGTTTTGCTGATGGGTGGACTGGTCGAGGCACAGGTTCAATCGGCTATCCGCGCGTTGGAGACCTTCGACATAGCCATTGCTGATGACGTCATCGCAGCGGAACAACGTGTCAATCGGCAGGAGATTGAGATAGATGCCCATTGCAGCTATATCATTGCCCGCCGCCAGCCCACTGCGCGCGACTTGCGATTACTCATGGCGATATCCAAGACCATCACGAACTTGGAGCGTGTCGGGGACGAAGCCTACAAAATTGCAAAGCGCGCGAAGCGCATCATTGGCCAAGTCTCGCATTCCACCATCGACTTTTCAGAGGTCCGCGTCTCGGCCGCACTGGCTGTTGAAATGCTGCACAAGGCCCTGGATGCCT encodes:
- a CDS encoding ArsR family transcriptional regulator codes for the protein MKSETAVAALAALAQTSRLSIFRLLVQAGLDGVNAGRIGQELGVPPATLSFHLKELVHAGLIASTQEGKFVIYRAQFDRMYELIGFLMEHCCDGHPEDCGMAGVQCTPKSAKRTKPAVEAA
- a CDS encoding hypothetical protein (K02040: pstS; phosphate transport system substrate-binding protein) → MRLSSHSVLAAVALTVGSHAAHGQAIVKIDGSSTVYPITEAVAEDFQKAKKNAIKVTVGISGTGGGFKKFCRGETDITDASRPILKQEMEACAKAGIKYYELPIAFDALTVVVNPKNTFVKQLSVEQLKKMWEPAAQGKVTTWKQVDASFPDAPLKLFGAGSDSGTFDYFTEAVVGKAKASRGDYTASEDDNVLVQGVSRDVNSIGYFGYAYYEENKSKLKAVPIVNKAGKPVLPGEKSVIDGSYNPLSRPIFIYVNEKSLDKPEVKEFVTYYLQNGERLAAEVKYVPLPAKAYTTAAEHLARKKLGTVFGGEADVGATIESVLAREAKL
- a CDS encoding phosphate ABC transporter permease (K02037: pstC; phosphate transport system permease protein), which codes for MPDSSTLTTSADDVTSHVVSERLAKKAFRNTTERLIEFILFLAASVSVITTLGIVWVLVSESAHFFANIPVGDFFTDTLWAPLFSEPRYGILPLLLGTLTTSLVALAVAIPLGTTIAIYLSEFANPSLREVIKPFLELLGGIPTIVYGYFALTVVTPLLQAWIPSLPGFNMLSAGLVMGIAIIPYVSSLAEDAMRAVPMSLREGSYAMGATRFQTAMRVVVPAALSGVLSAYILGISRAVGETMIVAVAAGMQPNFTMNPLEPAATISAYIVQVALGDLPHGSIGYQSIFAAGLTLMLMTLLFNILGHVIRRRYREAY
- a CDS encoding phosphate ABC transporter permease (K02038: pstA; phosphate transport system permease protein); the encoded protein is MPLPPLDAIRSIIRTNKRWDLFFAIAGFLALLVGVLTFVALFLQMAYTGWERLTPEFFTNFPSRRAPQAGILSAWVGSLLVMLVTAVTAVPLGVAAGTYLEEYAPRNLVTDIIEINVTNLAGVPSIVYGLLALGIFVYGFGFGQSILSAGLTLALLILPIVIVATRESIRAIPQHIREGAYALGATRWQVTRDHIVPYSMPGIMTGVIIGMSRAIGETAPIITIGALTFIAFLPQSPVSPDFPWLNFEWLWSGFTVMPIQMFNWTSRPEEAFQRNAAAAGFILVLMTLSMNALAIWIRYRLRKAIKW
- a CDS encoding hypothetical protein (K02036: pstB; phosphate transport system ATP-binding protein [EC:3.6.3.27]), whose protein sequence is MVSNTMPAEGQREPAAPARNNFSPGLIPHALEPSTVKAAAIDFGFYYGAFHALKGVNLPIQEKRVTALIGPSGCGKSTLLRSFNRMHDLYPGNRYEGSIRLYPDNTNILDPRVDPIEVRMRIGMVFQKPNPFPKSVYENVAYGLRLRGEKSRSRLDEGVEEALRAAAIWDEVKDRLQSQGTALSGGQQQRLCIARCLATDPEILLFDEPTSSLDPIATGSIEELISQLRSRVTILIVTHNMQQAARVSDYTAYMYLGELVEYGETNQIFLKPGKQATEDYITGRFG
- a CDS encoding transcriptional regulator (regulates several genes involved in high affinity phosphate uptake; under conditions of high phosphate concentrations downregulates the PHO regulon~K02039: phoU; phosphate transport system protein); the encoded protein is MTEKHLSSQFETDLTDISTEVLLMGGLVEAQVQSAIRALETFDIAIADDVIAAEQRVNRQEIEIDAHCSYIIARRQPTARDLRLLMAISKTITNLERVGDEAYKIAKRAKRIIGQVSHSTIDFSEVRVSAALAVEMLHKALDAFARLDASEAAMIGRKDPALDEEFRGFVRKLMRYMMEDPKLISVSLDYLFIAKAIERIGDHATNIAEFTIYIVKGTDVRHLTQEALEQEAQKQ